From the genome of Leptodactylus fuscus isolate aLepFus1 chromosome 1, aLepFus1.hap2, whole genome shotgun sequence, one region includes:
- the LOC142186547 gene encoding toll-like receptor 1, with the protein MPDKHHTFWLNFLLLHVMMASVTGEDCFDHRTLSDKVSISYTKLDLSHCNITRLQQSTFRKYPNLQILDLSYNALEELDFSVFQFHTALRKFDISHNKLRTINCSTLQYIRGITHLNLSYNHFKNTFLCKEFAILTKLRYLGLSATRIDRYDFVNLAHQELETVFLGLEHLQQYESGSLQLLDTEKLHVVLPQTSMNTTPLYNDFNISTTLELSHILCEETCDLIVEDIDKIIQKSKVSKLILSNVTIPWHGMVKILYISWRTTIEYLSINRFSYTTRSFYDHIDFSPGSIKSLTIENVIPQDFLFSSRKHPLNIFSEMFIENLTMSHSELSHFPCPPWPSIFQSLKLTNNKITDVIFTKCKTLPNIQSLDFQNNVLERLSSIASMTSTMKSLKYLDVSGNRLYCDFRTACQWSQSLLILNISRNKISDSIFNCLPTNLEVLDLSGNQLSSVNNGINHLKALKELYLSSNQLSHIPDCSHMSKNLIYLNIEENIIHSPAKEQLSKCQHVKRIMAGKNKFQCNCELRSFIRTAEDLHESLIGWPHSFTCEYPQDLKGVMLKDFHPSEISCNIFILVGLIVGTMVVLLVFILFLCKCYDLPWYIKMIFQWLRRKYRIRNNNNEEAMMGKSFHAFISYSQQDYEWVTDLLIPNLEKGDNSIKICHHIRDFIPGKAIIENIIESIEKSYKSIFVLSPNFVQSEWCHYELYFAQHSLLGKNSDHLILILLEPIPQYLIPNKYSKLKAIMKHRTYMEWPKEKGKHGLFWANLREAIKANIPLEDDDIYVFN; encoded by the coding sequence atgccagaCAAGCATCATACATTCTGGCTGAATTTCCTTCTTCTCCATGTGATGATGGCCAGTGTCACTGGAGAAGACTGCTTTGACCATCGAACGTTATCTGATAAAGTTTCCATCAGCTACACTAAGTTGGATTTAAGTCATTGTAATATAACTAGACTCCAACAAAGTACCTTTAGGAAATACCCCAATTTACAGATCTTGGATCTTTCTTATAATGCACTTGAAGAATTGGATTTCTCAGTTTTCCAATTTCACACAGCTCTACGAAAATTCGACATCTCACACAATAAGCTGCGGACTATAAATTGTAGCACCCTACAGTATATCAGAGGTATCACACATCTAAATTTGTCCTACAATCATTTCAAGAATACATTTCTATGCAAGGAATTTGCCATCTTAACAAAATTAAGATATCTTGGTTTAAGTGCGACACGGATAGATCGATACGATTTTGTGAATCTTGCACACCAAGAACTGGAAACTGTATTTCTGGGACTTGAACATCTTCAGCAATATGAATCTGGTAGTCTCCAATTGTTAGATACAGAAAAGCTCCATGTGGTTTTACCCCAGACGTCGATGAACACAACTCCATTATACAATGACTTTAACATCTCCACCACTCTGGAACTCTCTCATATACTATGTGAGGAAACTTGTGACCTTATAGTTGAAGATATCGATAAGATAATCCAGAAATCGAAGGTGTCCAAACTCATTCTCAGCAACGTCACAATACCTTGGCATGGTATGGTCAAAATACTGTACATTTCCTGGCGTACAACCATCGAATATTTGTCCATCAATAGATTTTCTTACACCACAAGATCTTTTTATGATCACATTGATTTTTCCCCAGGGTCAATAAAGTCTTTGACAATTGAAAATGTTATTCCACAAGATTTcctcttttcttccagaaaacaTCCTTTAAACATATTTTCTGAAATGTTTATCGAGAACCTGACCATGTCTCACTCCGAATTGTCACACTTCCCTTGTCCTCCGTGGCCTAGCATTTTCCAATCTCTCAAACTTACCAATAATAAAATCACAGATGTGATTTTTACTAAATGTAAGACACTTCCTAATATCCAGTCCCTTGATTTCCAGAATAATGTCCTAGAAAGACTCTCATCTATAGCCTCAATGACCTCCACCATGAAGTCTCTAAAGTATTTAGATGTCAGTGGTAATAGACTGTACTGTGACTTCCGTACCGCATGTCAATGGTCACAAAGTCTCCTTATTCTGAACATTTCAAGAAACAAGATCTCCGATTCCATCTTTAATTGTCTACCCACCAATCTTGAGGTACTTGATCTCTCTGGCAACCAATTGTCAAGTGTCAACAATGGAATTAACCATTTAAAAGCGTTAAAGGAACTTTATTTGTCGTCAAACCAACTGAGCCACATACCCGACTGCAGTCACATGAGTAAGAACTTGATATACTTGAACATTGAGGAGAACATAATACATTCCCCGGCCAAGGAGCAACTTAGCAAATGCCAACATGTAAAGCGAATAATGGCTGGAAAAAATAAATTTCAATGTAATTGTGAGTTAAGATCATTCATAAGAACTGCAGAAGACCTACATGAAAGCCTCATAGGATGGCCTCACTCCTTCACATGTGAATATCCACAAGACCTCAAAGGCGTTATGCTCAAGGATTTCCACCCTTCGGAAATATCTTGCAATATCTTCATTTTAGTAGGCCTCATTGTTGGCACTATGGTGGTTCTACTGGTCTTCATCCTTTTTCTGTGCAAGTGTTATGATCTGCCATGGTATATCAAAATGATTTTTCAATGGCTTCGTAGAAAGTACAGGATACGAAATAATAACAATGAGGAAGCCATGATGGGGAAAAGTTTCCATGCATTCATCTCATACAGCCAACAAGACTACGAGTGGGTGACAGATTTATTGATTCCAAATCTCGAAAAAGGAGACAACTCCATAAAAATCTGCCACCATATAAGAGATTTTATTCCGGGAAAAGCAATCATTGAAAATATCATCGAGAGCATCGAAAAGAGTTACAAGTCCATCTTTGTGCTCTCTCCCAATTTCGTTCAGAgtgaatggtgccattatgaGCTGTATTTTGCCCAACATTCATTACTTGGCAAGAATTCTGATCATTTAATCCTCATTTTATTAGAGCCAATACCCCAATATCTTATTCCCAACAAATACAGTAAGTTAAAAGCGATCATGAAGCACAGGACGTACATGGAGTGGCCAAAGGAGAAAGGAAAACATGGTCTATTCTGGGCCAATCTCAGAGAAGCCATTAAAGCAAATATTCCTTTGGAGGATGATGACATATATGTATTTAATTGA
- the LOC142186563 gene encoding toll-like receptor 6 produces MSDTRHRFWPIFLLLHAMMAAIHGEDCFHPQILPHKLSLLDTKLDLSHCNITRLQPSTFRTYHNLQILDLSYNALEELDFSVFQFHTTLQRLDISYNQLRTINCSTLQYIRGITHLNMSYNYLETMFLCKEFAILTKLRYLGLSATRIDRYDFVNLAHQELETVFLGLEHLQHYESGSLQLLDTEKLHVVLPQTSMNTTPLYNDFNISTTLELSHILCEETCDLIVEDIRKIIQKSKVSKLILSDVTMPWHEMIEILSISWRSTIEHLSIYRFTFIKEFVYEVIDFSQGSLKSLTVENVIPQVFLQSGEEHPLHMISKMFIENLTLSYSELSYFPCPPWPSIFRSLILTNNRITDGIFDGCSTLPNIQSLDFQNNVLERLSSIASMTSTMKSLKYLDVSGNRLYCDFRTACQWSQSLLILNISRNKISDSIFNCLPTNLEVLDLSGNQLSSVNNGINHLKVLKELYLSSNQLSHIPDCSHMSKNLIYLNIEENIIHSPAKEQLSKCQHVKRIIAGKNTFQCNCELRSFIRTAEDLHESLIGWPQSFTCEYPQDLKGVMLKDFHPSEISCNVFILVGLIVGAMVVLLVFMLFLCKYYDLPWYIKMIFQWLRRKYRIRNNNNEEAMMGKCFHAFISYSQQDYEWVTDLLIPNLEKGDNSIKICHHIRDFIPGKAIIENIIESIEKSYKSIFVLSPNFVQSEWCHYELYFAQHSLLGKNSDHLILILLEPIPQYLIPNKYSKLKAIMKHRTYMEWPKEKGKHGLFWANLREAIKANIPLEE; encoded by the coding sequence ATGTCAGACACACGTCATAGATTCTGGCCGATCTTCCTTCTACTACATGCAATGATGGCAGCTATCCATGGAGAAGACTGCTTTCACCCTCAAATCCTACCACATAAACTTTCTCTCCTCGACACAAAGTTGGACTTAAGTCATTGTAATATAACTAGACTCCAACCGAGTACATTTCGGACATACCACAACTTACAGATCTTGGATCTTTCTTATAATGCACTTGAAGAATTGGACTTCTCAGTTTTCCAATTTCACACAACTCTACAAAGACTGGACATCTCATACAATCAGCTGCGGACTATAAACTGCAgcaccctgcagtatatcagaggTATCACGCATCTAAATATGTCCTACAATTATTTGGAAACTATGTTCCTATGCAAGGAATTTGCCATCTTAACAAAATTAAGATATCTTGGTTTAAGTGCGACACGGATAGATCGATACGATTTTGTGAATCTTGCACACCAAGAACTGGAAACTGTATTTCTGGGACTTGAACATCTTCAGCATTATGAATCTGGTAGTCTCCAATTGTTAGATACAGAAAAGCTCCATGTGGTTTTACCCCAGACGTCAATGAACACAACTCCATTATACAATGACTTTAACATCTCCACCACTCTGGAACTCTCTCATATACTATGTGAGGAAACTTGTGACCTTATAGTTGAAGATATCCGTAAAATAATCCAGAAATCGAAGGTGTCCAAACTCATTCTCAGCGACGTCACAATGCCATGGCATGAAATGATCGAAATTTTGTCCATCTCCTGGCGTTCAACCATTGAACATCTGTCCATCTATAGGTTTACTTTCATAAAAGAGTTTGTTTACGAGGTTATTGATTTTTCACAGGGTTCACTCAAGTCTTTGACAGTTGAAAATGTTATTCCGCAAGTCTTCCTCCAAAGTGGCGAAGAACATCCTTTACACATGATTTCTAAAATGTTTATCGAGAACCTGACCTTGTCTTATTCTGAATTGTCATACTTTCCTTGTCCTCCATGGCCTAGCATCTTCCGTTCCCTCATACTGACCAATAATAGAATCACAGATGGGATTTTTGATGGCTGTTCCACACTTCCTAATATCCAGTCCCTTGATTTCCAGAATAATGTCCTAGAAAGACTCTCATCTATAGCCTCAATGACCTCCACCATGAAGTCTCTAAAGTATTTAGATGTCAGTGGTAATAGACTGTACTGTGACTTCCGTACCGCATGTCAATGGTCACAAAGTCTCCTTATTCTGAACATTTCAAGAAACAAGATCTCCGATTCCATCTTTAATTGTCTACCCACCAATCTTGAGGTACTTGATCTCTCTGGCAACCAATTGTCAAGTGTCAACAATGGAATTAACCATTTAAAAGTGTTAAAGGAACTTTATTTGTCGTCAAACCAACTGAGCCACATACCCGACTGCAGTCACATGAGTAAGAACTTGATATACTTGAACATTGAGGAGAATATAATACATTCCCCGGCCAAGGAGCAACTTAGCAAATGCCAACATGTAAAGCGAATAATCGctggaaaaaatacatttcaaTGTAATTGTGAGTTAAGATCATTCATAAGAACTGCAGAAGACCTACATGAAAGCCTAATAGGATGGCCTCAATCCTTCACATGTGAATATCCACAAGACCTCAAAGGCGTTATGCTTAAGGATTTCCATCCTTCGGAAATATCTTGCAACGTCTTCATTTTAGTAGGCCTCATTGTTGGCGCTATGGTGGTTCTACTGGTCTTCATGCTTTTTCTGTGCAAATACTATGATCTGCCATGGTATATCAAAATGATTTTTCAATGGCTTCGTAGAAAGTACAGGATACGAAATAATAACAATGAGGAAGCCATGATGGGGAAATGTTTCCATGCATTCATCTCATACAGCCAACAAGACTACGAGTGGGTGACGGATTTATTGATTCCAAATCTCGAAAAAGGAGACAACTCCATAAAAATCTGCCACCATATAAGAGATTTTATTCCAGGAAAAGCAATCATTGAAAATATAATCGAGAGCATCGAAAAGAGTTACAAGTCCATCTTTGTGCTCTCTCCCAATTTCGTTCAGAgtgaatggtgccattatgaGCTGTATTTTGCGCAACATTCATTACTTGGCAAGAATTCTGATCATTTAATTCTCATTTTATTAGAGCCAATACCCCAATATCTTATTCCCAACAAATACAGTAAGTTAAAAGCGATCATGAAGCACAGGACGTACATGGAGTGGCCAAAGGAGAAAGGAAAACATGGTCTATTCTGGGCCAATCTCAGAGAAGCCATTAAAGCAAATATTCCTTTGGAGGAATGA